GAGATCGTTGATCCAAGGCAAAACGGGCTCGCCATCTACCTAATCTTTCCTAAACCGCCAAAAACCAATTGGCGGCTTGCATTTCCAGCCACGGCGCGATAGGCATATCGTATCGCTAAATTCATTTCTGCCCGTTCTCCCTCCCCAACATGTTGCGGCTCTGGATCCACGCCGCTAGGGCGGGGTGTAAACTTTGGCTCACTTGCCTCTGGCGAAAGCCATCTGCTTCAAGGACCTTTCCATGACGGAAGCCGGCAAAACAAAAACCGCTCAGCCTAAAGCCCCCTCGCAAAAATCGGCCGCCAAACATCAACCGGATGGACCGCAACGAGTCGCCCCACAAACAGCCGCTACAGCCAAAGTCGCCTCATCAACCAAGCGAATTTTACTGGTCGACGACGATCAGGAAATTGTGGAATCGATGCGAATGGCATTGGAAGCCCACGGCTACCAGGTAATGGTTGCTCGTGATGGCAATCAAGGCTTAGTCCTGTGCGAACGGGAGGATCCCGATTTGGTGATTCTCGACATGATGATGCCCAAACGCAGCGGATTTTTGGTCCTCGAAAAACTCCGCCGCACCCGGCCCGTGCCGCTGCGGATCATTATGATTACCGCCAACGAAGGCAGCCGCCACAAGGCCTATGCGGAGATGCTGGGCGTCGACGATTACATCCGCAAGCCGTTCGCCATGGACCGGCTCATGGAAAGCGTCGAACGCTTGTTGACCTAGCGCATCGGGCTGGTCCAGCCTCCATTCCGCTTTTGCTGCTGCCATTTTTTCGCTTTGCCGCCATTTGGCCCAAAAACTGCTATTGATTCAATCGGGGTTTGTGGAAATACTTAGGATAGTGGGCACAGAGCATGCCAGCCGCCCAACTATTTGCTGGTCTGCCACGAACGAGAAGTAGGCTCCCGCCAGTCCACCGCCTCGACACCACTCATCCTGCTCTTTTGCAACCCTCTCTTACGCTTGCAGAGGCTCTGCGAGTTCCTAGGCGTTTCGTTGGTAGCCGTACTTAGCTTACATGCTGCGCGAAACACCACCACTGGAGTTCCGGGCTTTTGCCTGCGCGTAGGGCCATATGACCTGTAGATATTCCCTTTGACCATAGCGCCCATGAATCCCTGACTCCCGAACTCCCGACGCGGAGGACTTGCCATGACCGGCGGCCGCGAACTTGTTTCTCTGATTGGACAACGACAAGACCTGGACCAATTTCGTAAAAAAAACTGGGAAGGGACTTTCGACCAATATCTTGATGTCGTTTCTCAGGATGGCCGTGTTACACGCAATGCCTTCCAACGCGTGTACGACATGATCCTTTCCTACGGCACCGAAACCTATGAGGTCGCCCGCGAAAAACGCCTCCACTACAAGTTTTTCGGCGACCCCGATTTCGGCGGCCGCGACGCCGTGTTCGGGCTAGATCAAGCCCTCACGCAATTGGTCAATGCCTTCAAAAGTGCGGCCCAAGGCTACGGTATCGAAAAGCGGGTCCTCTTGTTACACGGCCCCGTCGGAAGCAGCAAAAGCACCATCGCTCGGTTGTTGAAAAAAGGCCTGGAGCGTTACTCGCAGGGGGACGATGGCGCCCTCTACACGCTGGGCTGGGTCGATCTGGAAGATCCCGATCAGGTGCATTGGTGCCCGATGCACGAGGAGCCACTGCACCTAATTCCGTCACGCTTCCGCGACGAAATTCAAACACGCCTGAATGCCAAGCGCGCCCCGCACGATTTCCAAGTCCGCATCCAGGGCGAGCTGTGCCCCTTCTGCCGCTATGTTTATGGCGAACGCCTCAAACGCTACGACGGCGATTGGACCCGCGTCATTGCCGACGTCCGCGTCAAGCGGCTCATCCTGAGCGAGCAAGATCGGTTGGGCATCGGCACGTTCCAACCCAAGGACGAAAAAAATCAAGATAGCACCGAGCTCACCGGCGACGTCAATTATCGCAAAATCGCACAGTACGGCAGCGACAGCGACCCACGCGCCTTCAATTTCGATGGCGAATTCAACATCGCCAATCGCGGCATCATCGAATTTGTCGAAGTACTCAAGCTAGACGTGGCGTTCCTCTACGACCTGCTGGGCGCCAGCCAGGAACACAAAGTCAAGCCCAAGAAATTCGCGCAAACCGACATCGACGAAGTCATCGTCGGCCACACCAACGAGCCGGAATATCGCCGTTTGCAAAATAACGAGTTCATGGAGGCGCTCCGCGACCGCACCGTGAAAATCGACGTTCCCTACGTCACCACGCTGACCGACGAAATCAAAATTTACGAGAAAGATTACAACAAGCAAAAAGTGCTGGGCAAGCACATCTCTCCCCACACCATCGAAATCGCCGCCATGTGGGCCATTCTCACGCGGCTGGAAGAACCCAAAAATGCGAACCTTTCTCTGTTGCAAAAGCTCAAACTTTACAACGGGAAAACGCTCCCCGGCTTCACCGAAGACAACGTGAAAGAACTGCGCGAACAAGCCGCCAGCGAAGGCATGCTCGGCATTTCGCCCCGTTATGTCCAAGACAAAATTTCCAACGCCTTGGTCTCCCACCCCGAGGCCACCAGCGTTAACCCATTCATGGTGCTCAACGAGTTGGAATCGGGCCTGAAACACCACAGCCTCATCACCAACGAGGAAACGCGCAATCACTACCGCGAACTCATTGGCGTGGTCAAGCAGGAATACACCAACATCGTGAAGAACGAAGTGCAACGGGCCATCGCCGCCGACGAAGATGCCCTCAAGCGCCTCTGCTCCAACTACATCGACAATGTCAAAGCCTACACGCAGCGCGAAAAAGTCCGCAACAAGTTTACCGGCCAATACGAGGAACCCGACGAACGGCTGATGCGTTCCATCGAAGATAAAATTGACATCCCCGACAGCCGTAAGGATGATTTCCGCCGCGAAATCATGAACTACATCGGCGCGCTGCTCATCGACGGCCGCACTTTCGATTACAAAAGCAACGAACGTCTCCACCGCGCGCTGGAACTGAAGCTATTCGAAGATCAAAAGGACACCATCAAGCTCACCAGCCTGGTTTCCAACGTCGTCGATGCCGACACCCAAGCCAAAATCGACGTGGTCAAAAGCCGCTTAATCCGCGATTTTGGCTACGACCAGGAAAGCGCCACCGACGTCTTAAACTACGTCGCCAGCATTTTCGCCCGCGGCGATGCAAAACAGTAAACAGAATATGGAAGATCCATCTGCGGGGCACGCCCCCGCGCTTGCGGTTTAGCTGTTATGGTTCTTAACATCGATCACGATCATCGTCGCTTTCGCCACATTGTGCGGGGCAAAATTCGCGAAAATCTGCGGAAGTACATCACACATGGCGAGATGATCGGCCGCAAAGGGGGCGACTTGGTCAGCATCCCGCTGCCGCAACTCGACGTGCCACACTTTCGCTATGGAAAAAACGGCTCCGGCGGAGCAGGGCAGGGCGATGGCGAAGTAGGCCAGCCCATTGCCGGCGGGGGCGGCGGAGATAAAGGCGATGGCAAAGGCCACGCCGGTAGCGAGCCCGGCCAGCACATCCTGGAAGTCGATGTGCCGCTGGAAGAATTGGCGGCCATCCTGGGGGACGAACTGGAACTGCCCCACATCGAGCCCAAAGGCGCCGCCACCATCAGCCAGGAAAAATCAAAGTACGACAGCATCCGCCGCACGGGCCCGGAATCGCTGCGCCATCGCAAGCGAACGTATTTCCAGGCCTTGCGACGGCAAATCACGACCGGCACCTACGATCCGCACAAGCCCCTGATCGTCCCCATTCCTGATGACAAACGTTACCGCTCGTGGAGCACGATTCAACAGCCCCAGGCCAATGCTCTCATCATTTACATGATGGATGTCTCCGGCTCCATGACCGACGACCAAAAGGAAATTGTCCGCACCGAGGCCTTCTGGATCGACACCTGGCTCAACAGTCAATACGACGGCGTCGAAGTCCGTTATATCATTCACGACGCCGTGGCCCGCCTGGTCGATGAAGACACGTTTTATCACACCCGCGAAAGCGGCGGCACGCGCATCAGCTCGGCCTACAAAGTCGCCGGCGACCTCATCCGCCGCGAGTTCGATCCCGCCGCCTGGAACATCTACGGCTTCCAGTTCTCCGACGGCGATAATTGGGGGGAAGACAACGACCAAAGCCTCCGCTTGTTGGCCGAAGATTTATTGCCCACTGTCAATTTGTTCTGCTACGGCCAGGTGGAAAGCCCCTACGGCAGCGGCGAATACATCCGCGCCCTCCGCAACCGCTTCGGTGAAAAGCACGACAAGCTGGTGCTCTCGGAAATCGAAGACAAAGAAGGCATTTACAAATCGATCAAAGCATTTCTCGGTAAAGGAAAGTGATATCAAGCCGCGACCGTTGGTCGCGCCGCCGACCGATCACCGCTTATCGCTAGTTGCTAACCGCTAATCGCTTGATCATGGCCACCGTCACCCATTTCGATCCGTTGCCCGGTTACCTGGCCGACATCCAGCGGCAAATGGAAGAATACGCGCGCGGCTATGGGCTGGATTTTTATCCCACCATTTTCGAAGTCGTCGATTACGACCAGCTCAACGAAATCGCGGCCTACGGCGGTTTCCCCACGCGCTATCCGCACTGGCGGTTCGGCATGGAGTACGAACAGTTGGCCAAAGGCTACGAATACGGCCTGCAAAAAATTTACGAGCTCGTCATCAACAACGATCCCTGCTACGCCTACTTGATGCGGTCCAACCACACGACCGATCAAAAACTGGTCATGGCCCACGTCTACGGCCACTGCGATTTCTTCAAAAACAACAATTGGTTCAGTCAAACCAATCGCAAAATGATGGACGAAATGGCCAATCATGGCAATCGTGTGCGGCGCTACATGGATCGGTTCGGCGTGGAGGAGGTGGAAAACTTTATTGACGGCTGCCTGAGCATCGAAGATTTAATCGACGTTCATGCGCCGTTTATCAAACGCACTGCGGACAAGCCCAAGTACGAATTCAAACGTGCCGACGAGGAAGAACTATCGCCGGTGGCCGGTCGCTTTGCCGCCAAGCATTATCTCGAATCATTCGTCAATCCGCCCGATGTCTTGCTGGCCGAATCGGAGCGGATGCGGAAAGAAAAAGAACTCGAAGAACGTCGCCCCAGTGGCCCAGCCCGCGATGTGATGAAATTCATTCTCGACCATGCCCCGCTCAAGCCCTGGCAGTCCGACGTGCTGTCGATCATCCGCGAAGAAGCCTATTATTTCGCCCCCCAAGGCCAAACCAAAATTATGAATGAAGGTTGGGCCAGCTACTGGCACAGCACCATTATGACCCGCCAAGGGCTGGAGCCGGCCGATGTCGTCAATTACGCCGATCATCACAGCGGCACTATGGCCAGCAGCCCCACGCGGCTCAATCCGTACAAGTTGGGCATCGAATTGCTGCGCGACATCGAAGACCGCTGGAACCGCGGCCGCTTCGGTAAGGATTTCGACGAGTGCGACGACATGGGCCAGCGCCGTGCCTGGGATACGCACGCCGGCCTGGGCCGCCAAAAAATCTTCGAGGTTCGACGCATTTACAACGACCTGATGTTCATCGACGAGTTCCTCACGCTTGACTTTTGCCGCCAGCACAAACTATTCTCGTTCAACTACCACGACGACACCGACACCTACAACATCGAAAGCCGCGAGTTCCCCAAAATCAAGGAACGGCTGCTGTACAACCTTACCAACATGGGCCGTCCCATCATCCAGGTGCGCGAGGGCAACTACAAAAATCGCGGCGAGCTATTCCTGGAACACCTACACAATGGCGTCGATTTGCAAATCAGTTACGCCCATGACACGCTAGCCAATCTGCACCGCCTGTGGACGCGCCCCGTGCATATCGAAACCCTGGTCGAAGGCAAAAAAACTACGTTTTCGTTCGACGGCAGCGAGCACAAGACCGAAACCGCCAAATAACTTACAAAGCCGCGACCGTTGGTCGCGCGAAGTGCGATCCGACCGAACAATCCGCTTGCGGCTTAGCAGGAACCGATAACCGGTGACGACCTTCAACCATCCTGGCAACTAAACTTTTAGACTCTTCGACGATTAGACTTTTAGACCGTGTGACCCCCCTGGCCCATAATTTGCAATAACCTCTCCCGCTTCTCGACGATAACACCATTAGCAAAACACCTTTGATTCCTCTGTTTTGTGAGATTCGCCATGACTCTTAAATCTCAAGCCCAAACCGCTCTAACCAATCTGAATGCGTCGAATCAAACGTCACAAACACTTGCCATTGCCGATGGCGGCCAGCGTTTGACCGCCCACCTCGTCGCTCTCGATGCCTTGGCACTGGCGTTCGAGCACTTGACCCTGGTCAGCGACGCGCTTGCCACGGCCCCCATCGACCAGCTCAAAAAAGTAGCCGATTCACTTTCCAAGCGGCTCACCTATTTGTTGGAACCGATCAGCCCGATCGAAGTCGATGCCGATCAGTGCGTCGTTCAGCTCCGCTCCAATCCGCCGCAGCGCGACGACAATGGTACCCAGTACTACGAACTGCTGGTCCGCCGAGGCGGCGAACTCAGCCTGCGTCGCTATCAAAAACAGTCCGGCGGTATTCGCCAACCGATTCCCGCCCAAGTCACCCGCGAAGTCTTCTTGCGGCTGGTTGACGATTTTGCCGACACCTCGCGGTAAATGAGCGTTCGTTTCGTCCGCTCGTCTTTATCGCCTTTCTCTGGGGCCAAGTCCCGTGGCTCCCGGCCGCCAGCCCAACTAGCGGCTTGCTCTTCCTCTGCGCCCTCTGGCGTCCTCTGCGGTGTTATATAATGCGGCAGTCATAATTGTCCTTTGTCTGCCTTCTGCTTTTTTATTTCTGTAAGATTTCCCACCCCCATGCGTCTAATGCTGTTAACCATGAGCGACAGCCCGGCCAGCGCATCCGCCGCGTCCAGCGGGATTCGTCGGACGGCTCCGGCCGAGGACGAAACGGCGCTGCTTGCGCAGGCCAAAGTCGGCAGCTCATCGGCCTTCGATCAAATCATCACCATTCATCAGGAGAAAATTGCCCGGCTGGTGCAGCGATTATTGGGCTGGCAGTCCGACGTCGACGACATCGTCCAAGATGTGTTCGTCGATGCCTTGAAAAACTTGCCTCGGTTCGATGGCCGCAGCAGTGTACTCACCTGGCTTACTCGCCTGGCCATTAACCGCTGCCGCAGCCACCAACGCCGGCAATGGCTCCGCCGCCATCTCCCGTTCGCTCCGTTTAGCCGCGACGCGCAGGCCGCCGGAGCGGAGCGCGCGAGTGCCATTACGGGCTCGTCCAGCAATGCAGAACACGAAATTATTACCGCAGAAACAATCGCTCAAGTTCACGCCGCCATCAAAAAACTGAACCAGCGCGACCGGGAAATTATCGTTTTGCGATACTTGGAAGAATTACCGATCGAACAAATCGCTCAAACATTAAAACGAACCCGCGGCGCGGTTGACGTGCGACTCAACCGTGCCAGGCGGCGACTCGAAGAGCTGCTGAAACCCTATATCGAGCAATGATTCAGAACGATCCACTCCTCCGTGCCTTACAAACTGCCGACGCTGCAGTGGGTAATCCTGCGCCCCCGGCCGATTTGCCGAAACGAGTTCGGCGACGGCATGCGCAACAAATGCGAAGCGTCAAACGGTTGAAAGTTGGCATGGTCGTTACTACCGGTGTCTTTGTCATCGCATCTGTGATTTTGCTCCACCAACGTTTGGTGCATTCCAACGCTTTAAGTGTCGGAAAAATTATCCAATTGCAATCCCAAGCCGACGCCTTGGGCGTCGAAGCTGACGCCTTGGAAAAACAATTAAATCTCGCCCAGCAAGAACAAACCCGCCAAGACCTGCGCGACGAATATCGCCGGCAACTGGCCATCGATTCACACAACGCCACCGAAGAATCGCCCATCGACCGCGCCGCCGCCATCGCCTTGTGCGAGGGGGACTATTACTGGGAACAACAAGCCCGACAACCGGCCCAAGCGGCTTACCAAAGCGTGCTCGACAACTTCCCCCACAGCCACTGGGCCGACGTGGCCAAAGAACGGTTAAGTCAATTTCAAATGAATTAAAGCTGAGGACAATTATGAAATGCAAGAACTTGGTGCATTGCATCGTCGTTTTGGCCATTTGCGCCAGTTGCATAGCTGAAATCGGTGTCGCTCAAGAAAATACCCCTGTGCAAAGATCAAACCCAGCAACCATTCCGCGACGGCCCCAGCCACAACTTAACAGAATACTGTTTAGGCTCGTCCTTAAAGGCGAGTCCGCATTGAGTGGACCATATACCGTCGACGCGCTGAAAGCGCTGTTTATCCAACGGCCTGAACTGATTGTGGACACCATCAAGGAATTCTTTCCGGACCTTGGTAAACAAATAGAGGTCCGAGCATTATCTGGTTTTGGATCCGACCAATGGGACGACGAAACCAGCGTGATTGTCTATGTTTCTCTCGCAAGCATAATATCAACTGACCGTCAGTATGCTGGTTATGACTTGCAGGTTCGTGGCATCCCATTACCACACGACATTACTCCGCCAGAGGGCAGGCAGCTGAGAGAGAAAATCTCGCGCCGAATTATAGAAAAAGTAGCTGCGGCACTCCCGGATTTCAGCCGCGATTACATAGCCAAGCGATTAAGCGATAGTCAACAACAACTCGAACAACAGCTGACAAAGATAAGAGACCAAGAGAGCCGCGCCCAAAACGACGTAATCCGCAGTAGCGGCATGCCGTCTGAAAAATACAGCGAACAGTTAGCCGAAATCAGCCGCCAGCAAATTGCGGCCAAGCTTTCGCTGGTTGGCATGGATGCGCGGCAAAAAGCAATCGATAACGAAATGGCCAAAACACAAATCAAAATGCACGATTCGGCGGATTCGGACGACACTCTCAAAAGTTTGGAACGGCTGCTGGAATTGCGAACCGAGCGGCTTGAAACCTTAAAAAAAATGCGCGATTCGGGCGTCGCGCCGACAGCCGACATGCAAGCGGCGGAAGCGGACGTTTTGAGCAGCAAAATCGAACTCGATAAAACCCGCTCCGCATTAAAACGGGCCAACGGCGGCGAGCAACTGGATGCCTGGAACAACGAACTTAGCCGCTTGGCAATCGACCGGGCGGAAACCGAAGCCCGTTTGAAGTTTTTGGGGGATGTAAGCGCCGAAACTGAGCAGCAATTGCGTGCCCGCCGTGATGCCGAAAAACAGGCGGAAGAGGCTCAACCCAAATTGGCAGAGGCCGAGAAGCGAATCGAAGAACTCTCAAAGCAACTGGAGGAAGTCAAAAAATCCCAAGAAAGCATCGAGCCGCTCCGCGTTTTGCTACCAGACGATACAGATGATACCGCAAAGTCGGCGACGGCCACCGAGGCCGATTCCGAGAAAACAGATTCTAACGCTGCTAAAAATGCAAAATGACAACTCCCACTCTTCGTAGTTGGGCGTTAGAATAAGGCGGATTCAAAAGCTATCACACACGCCAGCACTCCGCCATGAATCGATTTTCTATCTGCCGATCGCTCAGTTGCCGTTGGCAAATAGCCGCCGCAATTTTGTTATCGTTCGTCTTGTGTCATGCCCTTTCTGCAAATGGCTTAGCCGATTTATCCGACGGCAAAACCAGAATTTGCATCATGAACGCCGACGGCAGCAACTTGCAATCGCTCGCACGGGTCGAACCATACACCCGTCACGAGCAGCCACGTTTCTCGCCCGATGGCAAACAAGTGGTATTCGGCGTGAGCTGGAAGACCGATGGAACTTACGACCCACGAGTTTTCAAAGTCGCCACCGATGGCTCGGAACCGATCGACATGGGACCGGGCAAAACGCCATCCTGGTCGCCTGACGGCAAGCAAATTCTGTTTCGCATTCCACCCGATGCCGGTTTGGACATGACCGACGGCGTGTGGGTAATGAACGCCGACGGACAGGGCCGACAACACTTAATTCTCGGCTTTCAACCTTGTTTCTCCCCGGATGGCGGCCGGATAGTCTGCACCAGCAGCCACGAAGGCCAGGACAACATTTACATTTACGACGTGCTGGAAGCGACCAGCCGAAAGATTGATCCATTGCACCCCAAGATAACCGGCTACCCAACCTGGTCGCCCGATGGCACAAAAATCTGCTTCATCGGGAAAAAAGATTCCGGTGAATTTGATTTAGTCGTTGCCGATGCCAGTGGTTCGCAACCCCTCAAAGTGCGCTTGACCAGTGCGGATCTTTCGCAATCTCCGTCATGGGGACCGGACGGAAAAATCCTTATCGGCATGCGCGTCTCCGATGGGCTGCATC
The nucleotide sequence above comes from Pirellulales bacterium. Encoded proteins:
- a CDS encoding SpoVR family protein, translating into MATVTHFDPLPGYLADIQRQMEEYARGYGLDFYPTIFEVVDYDQLNEIAAYGGFPTRYPHWRFGMEYEQLAKGYEYGLQKIYELVINNDPCYAYLMRSNHTTDQKLVMAHVYGHCDFFKNNNWFSQTNRKMMDEMANHGNRVRRYMDRFGVEEVENFIDGCLSIEDLIDVHAPFIKRTADKPKYEFKRADEEELSPVAGRFAAKHYLESFVNPPDVLLAESERMRKEKELEERRPSGPARDVMKFILDHAPLKPWQSDVLSIIREEAYYFAPQGQTKIMNEGWASYWHSTIMTRQGLEPADVVNYADHHSGTMASSPTRLNPYKLGIELLRDIEDRWNRGRFGKDFDECDDMGQRRAWDTHAGLGRQKIFEVRRIYNDLMFIDEFLTLDFCRQHKLFSFNYHDDTDTYNIESREFPKIKERLLYNLTNMGRPIIQVREGNYKNRGELFLEHLHNGVDLQISYAHDTLANLHRLWTRPVHIETLVEGKKTTFSFDGSEHKTETAK
- a CDS encoding serine protein kinase, which gives rise to MTGGRELVSLIGQRQDLDQFRKKNWEGTFDQYLDVVSQDGRVTRNAFQRVYDMILSYGTETYEVAREKRLHYKFFGDPDFGGRDAVFGLDQALTQLVNAFKSAAQGYGIEKRVLLLHGPVGSSKSTIARLLKKGLERYSQGDDGALYTLGWVDLEDPDQVHWCPMHEEPLHLIPSRFRDEIQTRLNAKRAPHDFQVRIQGELCPFCRYVYGERLKRYDGDWTRVIADVRVKRLILSEQDRLGIGTFQPKDEKNQDSTELTGDVNYRKIAQYGSDSDPRAFNFDGEFNIANRGIIEFVEVLKLDVAFLYDLLGASQEHKVKPKKFAQTDIDEVIVGHTNEPEYRRLQNNEFMEALRDRTVKIDVPYVTTLTDEIKIYEKDYNKQKVLGKHISPHTIEIAAMWAILTRLEEPKNANLSLLQKLKLYNGKTLPGFTEDNVKELREQAASEGMLGISPRYVQDKISNALVSHPEATSVNPFMVLNELESGLKHHSLITNEETRNHYRELIGVVKQEYTNIVKNEVQRAIAADEDALKRLCSNYIDNVKAYTQREKVRNKFTGQYEEPDERLMRSIEDKIDIPDSRKDDFRREIMNYIGALLIDGRTFDYKSNERLHRALELKLFEDQKDTIKLTSLVSNVVDADTQAKIDVVKSRLIRDFGYDQESATDVLNYVASIFARGDAKQ
- a CDS encoding RNA polymerase sigma factor codes for the protein MRLMLLTMSDSPASASAASSGIRRTAPAEDETALLAQAKVGSSSAFDQIITIHQEKIARLVQRLLGWQSDVDDIVQDVFVDALKNLPRFDGRSSVLTWLTRLAINRCRSHQRRQWLRRHLPFAPFSRDAQAAGAERASAITGSSSNAEHEIITAETIAQVHAAIKKLNQRDREIIVLRYLEELPIEQIAQTLKRTRGAVDVRLNRARRRLEELLKPYIEQ
- a CDS encoding DUF444 family protein, which encodes MVLNIDHDHRRFRHIVRGKIRENLRKYITHGEMIGRKGGDLVSIPLPQLDVPHFRYGKNGSGGAGQGDGEVGQPIAGGGGGDKGDGKGHAGSEPGQHILEVDVPLEELAAILGDELELPHIEPKGAATISQEKSKYDSIRRTGPESLRHRKRTYFQALRRQITTGTYDPHKPLIVPIPDDKRYRSWSTIQQPQANALIIYMMDVSGSMTDDQKEIVRTEAFWIDTWLNSQYDGVEVRYIIHDAVARLVDEDTFYHTRESGGTRISSAYKVAGDLIRREFDPAAWNIYGFQFSDGDNWGEDNDQSLRLLAEDLLPTVNLFCYGQVESPYGSGEYIRALRNRFGEKHDKLVLSEIEDKEGIYKSIKAFLGKGK
- a CDS encoding response regulator, producing MTEAGKTKTAQPKAPSQKSAAKHQPDGPQRVAPQTAATAKVASSTKRILLVDDDQEIVESMRMALEAHGYQVMVARDGNQGLVLCEREDPDLVILDMMMPKRSGFLVLEKLRRTRPVPLRIIMITANEGSRHKAYAEMLGVDDYIRKPFAMDRLMESVERLLT